The proteins below are encoded in one region of Lactuca sativa cultivar Salinas chromosome 3, Lsat_Salinas_v11, whole genome shotgun sequence:
- the LOC111889546 gene encoding uncharacterized protein LOC111889546 — MDLTSPCPDDKSAVSLKPYRPPLPFPTRSIPDEKVIAYRAFMEHVKAFQVNIPFVETMLQTPKYLNLLKGLFVARKDMAEVAELVLNELQEKKGDSGSISIPCQFGNILATQALTDSGASINLMPFSFLKKLNLPEPRFINMKIHLADKTIIRPRGVCEDLLIKVDKFVFPVDFVVLDMEEDPKIPIILGRPFLNTACTLIDVCESTLTLRVGDESAMFKAIPEIKQEETRKEEVSSIDLDDEILQKELALLQEEDPSKFLLSSGGNDDVEKDLEEI; from the coding sequence atggacttgacgagtccatgccCTGATGACAAATCTGCTGTTTCCTTAAAGCCTTACAGGCCTCCTTTGCCATTTCCAACTCGATCCATACCTGATGAAAAGGTCATAGCGTACAGAGCTTTCATGGAACATGTTAAAGCCTTTCAAGTCAACATTCCATTTGTGGAAACGATGCTTCAAACACCCAAATACTTAAACTTGCTTAAGGGTCTCTTTGTTGCTAGAAAAGATATGGCAGAAGTCGCGGAATTAGTATTGAATGAACTACAAGAAAAGAAGGGCGATTCGGGAAGCATCTCGATTCCTTGCCAATTTGGGAATATACTTGCTACTCAAGCATTGACCGATTCGGGTGCAAGTATTAACTTAATGCCTTTTTCTTTCTTGAAGAAGCTGAATTTACCGGAGCCGAGGTTTAttaatatgaagatccatttggcggacaagACAATAATTCGTCCAAGAggtgtttgtgaagatcttctcatAAAAGTGGACAAATTTGTATTCCCCGTGGACTTTGTAGTGCTtgacatggaagaagaccccaaaattccaattattttggggagaccATTTTTGAATACCGCATGCACATTGATAGATGTATGCGAGTCCACACTAACATTGAGGGTAGGAGATGAGTCAGCTATGTTCAAAGCTATACCAGAGATTAAGCAAGAAGAAACAAGAAAAGAAGAAGTTTCCTCCATTGATTTGGATGATGAAATACTCCAAAAAGAACTTGCACTCCTACAAGAAGAAGACCCAAGTAAATTTCTACTATCTTCTGGAGGAAATGATGATGTTGAAAAAGACTTAGAGGAGATATAG